Part of the Coriobacteriia bacterium genome is shown below.
CGATGCACTCTACATCGCTGCCCGACCGCGTCGTCGCCATGTCTCGGGCGTGAGAGATCTCCGGATCGACCTGGTGATCAGCATGATCTGGTTTCGCCCCGCCTCCGAGCTGATGCGCCCCCCGTTCAAGCTGGTTCGACTGCCAACCGCCGACACTCCGCTCCTCCCCATACCTCTCCGGATGCTGAGGTGGGGGGTCGAGGCCGCACTCCCGGTGATGAACCGCGGAGGTCGCGTCCTGGTGTACTGTCGAGCCGGCCGCCACCGCAGCGTTGCGATGGCGTGCTGCATTCTGATCGGTCAAGGAATGACCGCCGAAGACGCGATGCGCCTCGTGGCCGCCTGTCGGCCGGTCGCAGACCCGCACGCGCCTCACATCGAGCGACGCATTCGCGCCTTCGAGCGGGATTGGCTGGCGCGTCGTGAACCGGATTCGATAACCTAAGGGGTGCCATCGACCCGCTCAACC
Proteins encoded:
- a CDS encoding dual specificity protein phosphatase family protein, which produces MGILSVLATNHVLDASAITDALYIAARPRRRHVSGVRDLRIDLVISMIWFRPASELMRPPFKLVRLPTADTPLLPIPLRMLRWGVEAALPVMNRGGRVLVYCRAGRHRSVAMACCILIGQGMTAEDAMRLVAACRPVADPHAPHIERRIRAFERDWLARREPDSIT